Below is a genomic region from Triticum dicoccoides isolate Atlit2015 ecotype Zavitan chromosome 5A, WEW_v2.0, whole genome shotgun sequence.
ACTTAGAGCTGACACATAGAGACACGAGACAAACGAAGGACTCACAAAAGATTTAGTTGACTCTCCACCTAAATTTTAATCGTCGACGAGCAACATACCCATCAGAGGAGATTTTTGTCCGTCTGTGGTCTCTAGTATTGTCCAAGGACCGATGAACATTGTTGGGGGGCACAATGACCGCCGATGCTTTAGCAAGCAAGATAACATGTACTAGAAGCTACCAGTCAAGTAGGTTTTCTTTGGCTCTATTCTCCTATTACATTCTCGCATTAGAGATAACTCGGAGCTTAAAGCATTATTTTCTGAGTTTACTTAATATCATAGATATCCATATATAAATAGTTTAAGTTTAGAGCATGCGGGACAGCTGGTTGTCACATGTGCACGCGCGATGCAGAGGTCGAGGGTCATCGGTCATCCTCTTTTTCGGAAAAAATACATGTACACGTCTAGATGCAGAGGTTGAAGGTCATCCTTCTTTTCAAAAAAACATATGCACGCGCGTACCACCCATACACCACAAACAAAAGGACTCATCAAAACATAAGAGTATTTAACACATGAATATGGCCAAGAGGCCATTTTTTAACAAGGATAACTCCCGACATCTACATCGATTAATGCACACAGCCGGCTAATTAATTAAGCAAGGCAGTTCTTCTTGGCTCTTGCTTCCATGAGATCATCGACGAGACGACGCAGATCACGGTGGGAGGAGCCCCCTTCCGCAACGGCGGCACGACACTTGGCGGCGAGGTCCATCACCCTGCTCCTCGCCGCGTCCCCTGCCCCTCCAGGGAGCATGAACGCCGTCACGGCACGTGCCACGTCTCCGGCGGGGACCACCTCGTGCTCCTCATGCCTGGTGCTCCGCAGGCCGGCGCCGCACGGCCACAAGCGCTCCCCAATGCCCAGCACCTCCGTCACCAACCTCTCGGTGATGAACTGCTCGAACACCATGGGCCACGTCAGCACTGGCACCCCCGCCATCACCGTCTCCAGGACGGAGTTCCACCCACAGTGCGTCACGAACGCGCCAACCGCCGGGTGCCCCAGTATCGCCGTCTGCGGGGCCCACGCCGTGACGAGGAGCCCTCGGTCTCCCACACGCTCGGACCACCCCTCCGGCGGTGTCCAGTTCCCGGCGTCCCTCACCACCCACAGGAACGGCTTCCCGGCGGCCTCCAGCCCGAGAGCGAGCTGGCGCAGCTGAGCGTCGGAGACGTGGGTCAGGCTGCCGAAGCACAGGTACACCACCGAACGGCCCGGCTTCGAGTCCAGCCAGCCGATGCACGGTGGCTGTTGGTCGTCCACGCCGCCGGCCGGGGAATGGGATGGTGAGGACGACGAGAAGAGAGGGCCCACGAAGTAGGCGCGCTTCGCGTAGCCACGGAGCATGTACATCTCGCAGTACTGCCGCTCCAGCTCTAACGAGGTGTTCATGGCCTGGCAGAAGCAGTCCTCCACCGGAACAATCTTGCTGATCATGGAGTACCGACCACGGCCCCTCAGGAACTCCGGCAGCTCGGCCCTGGGTACCCGGATACTAGGGCCCGGAAACTGGGGGAccgtggcgacgtccacatcaccATTGTCGACGTCCTCCCGCTCGAGGTGGTGCAGGGCGAGCGTCGGGAAGGCGCCGATGGCGCTGAAGGCGACGCACGGCAcgccgagctcgccggcgacgCGGACGTTCCAGGCGAAGTGCACGTCGGTGACGACCGCGTCCGGAGACTGCGCCCTGGCGAGAGCCTCCTGCGCCGGGCGCGTCAGATGCTCGCTCAGGGCAGCGGCGTCGATGCGCCACGCGTCGGCCTCCGTGGCCCTGCTGAGGTTCTCCACGCCCTCCGGGAGTCCGTCCACGGCCGGGAACGGGTAGGTGGCTATCTTGACATGCTCGGGCTGCCCACGTCTCCGGAGCAAGGACTGGACGACCGGGACGTTGGCCGGCGTGACGGCGACGGTGGCCTCCACTGCAGGTCCAGCGGCGACGAGGCGGACGGCGAGGTCAGTGAAGGGCTCGATGTGGCTGGTGGCGAAGAAGGGGAAGATGAGGACGCGCAGCATCGTCTTCTTGCTGCTGGTGGTAGCActagcagcagcagcggcggcagagGCCATTTCTTCTCCTCAGTCCTCACGTGGGGGTGGTAGGCTGGGTTTCTTCATTCAGCTGAGCACCACACAATCACAATCACCACCGACGGCCCGACGCTATCTATCCGAACCGAACGGAGGGAGCCAAGTTATCACGTTCATCTTTTTCTTCCGATCTAAGATGTAGAACCGCATGCTAGTCCAACTTGTCGAGGCTAATTATTGATGACACGCCAACGTCAACAACCATCCataactaagagcatctccaacacgcGCATAAAGGTTTCACGCGCTAAAATAGTTTTAGCACGTCACTGTAGCACTTTTAACATGCCGGACCCAACATTGATTTAACATATGCCCAAAAAATACGCGCCAAAAAAAACATGTAGTGCAAATTgtgaagctgtcaggaccccgaaccTAAGCCACACCGACCAGcaggtaacacatcatatcactttgcggcctcacgcacggtattcccacgggtgacaccttacctggcccgtgaccgtttgcgcattttggctcacgtatatgatagtgtcgctagcattcatatgacagagaacccagactgacatgactagtcgtgaacccaaagtgacgctaacttacggggacatgtatacatgaaccagcatcgaacatatcggtcatcagcgtgtgaatctgggctgtagcaactgggccaacaggactccgggaacccgggctgtagcaggctagcaggactccggaagtcaccgcgtgacatttccccgaagggacagacacatgaacgaagtggatcacatgccggccagtagtAACgcggaggaaaggggttcaactaccgcagtatgtaacagttgaatcattgttgtcctaatgcagtaaaagagagcaggagcgagagaatgggattatatcagaatgaacaagggggttttgcttgcctggcacttccgaagatagtatatctcttcatcagtgtcatcgaactcatcgccggaacaacatctactgaagggggacaaataccggcaatagagaggaaacacaatcaatgcaatgcaacaatatgatgcatgaatgtgacatggcaatatgctgttgattgagctaatgcaactagcaaccatattaaatgaagttgttttgaaccctaggttcaaattcaaactccataagttaatattcaaatgccattcacttaGTTTGTCCTAAACAATGATGCTAACTTGCTCAaatatgcatgaaaatgccataaacagattccttgaatttttctgataatttttcatatataacttatttcatttgtagttatggttgaatttctatgaattttagaagtttaagcctttttctggattttttgattaaatagaattaaactaattccagaaaaggatttactacgccagcattgcgtcatgcttgcgtcagcaagtcaacagcgccggccaggtcaaacctgaccagtgggtcccactggtcagtcgcACAGTGCCGGCTCGAGCCACAGACACGTGGGGTCGGTCAGGGCCACATCAGCAATATcaacactgacgcgtggggccacagtAATTATTTAAAACTAAACATGTTTTAAACTACGGttagttagggcgtggggcccatgtgtAAGGGGGTCAGGGGGTTAATTAGTGGGTGATTAGCCCTAACTAGGTGGCCACGTCAGCGCACCGGCGGTTAGCCGTCGGCGACCAAACAGGgcggcggaggtgctcgggatTCGCCGTCCGGCGACCGTTCGACTCGCGGATTGGCCCTATGGGCTGCTGGACGTGCACCGCATCCAACGGAGTATGCAACTGGGCGAGAGGAGGCCGGAAACGACGACTGCAATGAcggctggcggcggccggagttcggcttagcACGGGCGAGGTGCTGCACTTGTCTGTCGAGCGAGCTGAGCGACGGGGAGGACTCCTAGAAGTTCCAGGAGCATGCTGGTGCCACTGGACCGAGCGGAGATACTCAGGAGTATGGAgttcggcggccatggcggcggccggagcccgGGGCTCGCGGGGACGACGGCTAACGGACGAGAACAGAGGGGGAAGCAAGGGGggaaggagcaggagctcacaatGGTCCAGAAGAGCAGCTCAGGAGCCTCGGGGAGGCAACGAGGCAAGCGTGGGGTCACCGGCGATCTTGGCGGCTGGATGTCGAAGAAGGGATCGATGGCGTCGTCTTGAGGCTCGTCTTCTCAAGTTCGTTGGTGGAGGTGATCACCAGTGCGAGGAGGCGGAGCCGTTGGACTCTCTAGCCGGGCGAAACGACGACGGTGGCTGCGGTGGTAGtggacggcgacggcgggcgcgaCCGGTCCGGgcgggagagaggaagcagaggagaggagggccacgcGGAAGAGTGAGAGGGATCGGGGGGGGGGtgcgtgttgatacgtctccaacgtatctataatttttgattgctccatactatattatctactgttttggacattattgggctttattatccacttttatattatttttgggactaacctattaaccggaggcccagcccagaattgctggtttttgcctgttttagggtttcgaagaaaaataatatcaaacggagtccaaacggaatgaaaccttcgggaacatgattttcttaacgaacaagacccgggagacttggaccctacgtcaagacacaaaataggaggccacgaggtagggggcgcgcctaccccccaggcgcgccctccaccctcgtgggccccctgttgctccaccgacgtactccttcctcctatatatacctatgtacccccaaatgatcagatacggagccaaaaccctaattccaccgccgcaactttctgtatacacgagatcccatcttggggcctgttccggagctccgccggagggggcatcgatcacagaggccttctacatcaacaccataccccctccgatgaagtgtgagtagttcacctcagacctacgggtccataattagtagctagatggcttcttctctctttttggatctcaatacaatgttctccccctctcttgtggagatctattcgatgtaatcttctttttgcggtgtgtttgttgagactgatgaattgtgggtttatgatcaagattatctatgaacaatatttgaatcttctctgaattcttttatgtatgattggttatctttgcaagtctcttcgaattatcagtttggtttggcctactacattgatctttcttgcaatgggagaagtgcttagctttgggttcaatcttgcggtgtcctttcccagtgacagtaggggcagcaaggcacgtattgtattgttgccatcgaggataacaagatgttttttttatcatattgcatgaatttatccctctacatcatgtcatcttgcttaaggcgttactctgttttcatgaacttaatactctagatgcatgctggatagcggtcgatgagtggagtaatagtagtagatgcaggcaggagtcggtctacttgtctcggacgtgatgtctatatacatgatcatacctagatattatcataactatgctcaattctgtcaattgctcagcagtaattcgttcacccaccgtaaaatacttatgctcttgagagaagccactagtgaaacctatggcccgcgggtctatcttcatcatattaatcttccaatacttagttatttccttttctttttttactttgcttttattttactttgcatctttatcataaaaataccaaaaatattatcttatcatatctatcagatctcactctcgtaagtgaccgtgaagggattgacaaccccttatcgtgttggttgcgaggagttatttgttttgtgcaggtacgagggactcgcgcgcagcctcctactggattgataccttggttctcaaaaactaagggaaatacttacgctactttgctgcatcattctttcctcttcaaggaaatccaatgcagtgctcaagaggtagcaagaagatttctggcgccgttgccggggaggttcgcgcaagtcaagatttgactcccgacaacgagccatttctggcgccgttgccggagagtctacgcaaaagtcaacataccaagtacccatcacaacccttatctcccgcattacattatttgccatttgcctctcgttttcctctcccccatttcacccttgccgttttatccgcccctctctttctctatcctccctctcttttccgttcgcttcttttccgtttgcttgtcgttatggctagtcccttttcttctccgttgtctcccgagaatgaagttctaaattttaagcaaagggagggagaaaatctaaaatacgcttggtatagaatttgcaatgctcaaaatagatctaccaggaagcaatccacttccattcttcttcgcaatttttatgtaggcgctactccttggtacaaatatatccttgataccattaccggagggaacttcttgggtagccatacttttgattcttataatgctatgatatatTTGTTTGGcttaccacctcttttggttaatggaactatgttaactttggagcatgtaatgcaaagacttgaaattattgaaaataaggttgctactgtagagttaattgaaaatttggataaaaagatccacaaccgaatcactcaatatggatataaagtaggagtcactttgaaaaatattaaagaaaaggaacctatagttaatgagaaaataaatcaggattccactagaatcgataaacttgagggtattattaccaacttgggaaccactttttcttccgtaaagaatactccaagtcctcctactaaaattgccaagcttatgtatgttcctaaaaataagggtgaatcctctagcaaggaaactgcggatctcaaatctataagtattcatcccaatctttttgctatcattaaggaaccatttgttacaaatgaacttTTCGATCTTGTGCCCAAAAGTTTTataatcaataaaaagaaagaaatttctaaggaTA
It encodes:
- the LOC119304326 gene encoding UDP-glycosyltransferase 73C4-like translates to MASAAAAAASATTSSKKTMLRVLIFPFFATSHIEPFTDLAVRLVAAGPAVEATVAVTPANVPVVQSLLRRRGQPEHVKIATYPFPAVDGLPEGVENLSRATEADAWRIDAAALSEHLTRPAQEALARAQSPDAVVTDVHFAWNVRVAGELGVPCVAFSAIGAFPTLALHHLEREDVDNGDVDVATVPQFPGPSIRVPRAELPEFLRGRGRYSMISKIVPVEDCFCQAMNTSLELERQYCEMYMLRGYAKRAYFVGPLFSSSSPSHSPAGGVDDQQPPCIGWLDSKPGRSVVYLCFGSLTHVSDAQLRQLALGLEAAGKPFLWVVRDAGNWTPPEGWSERVGDRGLLVTAWAPQTAILGHPAVGAFVTHCGWNSVLETVMAGVPVLTWPMVFEQFITERLVTEVLGIGERLWPCGAGLRSTRHEEHEVVPAGDVARAVTAFMLPGGAGDAARSRVMDLAAKCRAAVAEGGSSHRDLRRLVDDLMEARAKKNCLA